In a single window of the Candidatus Binatia bacterium genome:
- a CDS encoding ATP-binding protein yields MMASMQMVRRRAWIAMVESAWRRRSVVWLSGVRRAGKTVLAQTLSNVDYFDCERPRTRRLLDDPEAFLDSVGPGRIVLDEIHRLANPSELLKVAADHYPKTRVLATGSSTLGGSAKFRDTLTGRKVEVWLTPMIAADLVDFGNRQLDHRLLQGGLPSFFASPDVPEMDFQDWIDAYWAKDILELFRLERRQSFLRFVELVLARSGGIFTANVFGRECGVSHTTIANYLAVLEATFVAHVVRPFSSRPSTEIVAAPKVYGFDTGFVCYYRGWHGLRREDLGLLWEHYVLNEIQARLQTRDLRYWRDKRGHEIDFVWQRRGAAPAAIECKWSAGDLDPAGLRAFRSRYPRGSNFVVVADTPRPLTRHIGDLDVEVVRLEDLIAAIGGAAR; encoded by the coding sequence ATGATGGCCAGCATGCAGATGGTTCGCCGCCGCGCCTGGATCGCGATGGTGGAATCCGCCTGGCGACGCCGGTCGGTCGTGTGGCTGTCGGGCGTGCGGCGCGCCGGCAAGACCGTGCTCGCTCAAACGCTCTCGAACGTCGATTACTTCGATTGCGAGCGGCCACGAACCCGGCGCTTACTCGACGATCCCGAAGCCTTCCTCGACAGCGTCGGTCCGGGCCGAATCGTGCTCGACGAGATCCACCGCCTCGCCAACCCATCCGAGTTGCTGAAGGTCGCCGCCGACCATTATCCGAAGACCCGGGTGCTGGCCACGGGATCGTCGACCCTCGGCGGCTCGGCGAAGTTCCGCGACACCCTGACCGGGCGCAAGGTCGAAGTGTGGCTGACGCCTATGATCGCGGCCGACCTCGTGGACTTCGGCAACCGGCAACTTGATCATCGGCTGCTGCAGGGTGGGCTGCCATCCTTCTTCGCGAGCCCGGACGTGCCGGAGATGGACTTCCAGGACTGGATCGATGCGTACTGGGCCAAAGACATTCTGGAGCTGTTCCGCCTCGAACGCCGCCAGTCGTTCCTGCGTTTCGTCGAGCTCGTGCTGGCGCGCAGCGGGGGGATCTTCACCGCCAACGTATTCGGCCGCGAGTGCGGGGTGAGCCACACCACCATCGCCAACTACCTCGCGGTGCTCGAAGCGACATTCGTCGCGCACGTCGTCCGGCCGTTCAGCTCGCGGCCGAGCACCGAAATCGTGGCGGCGCCGAAAGTCTACGGATTCGACACCGGATTCGTGTGTTACTACCGTGGCTGGCACGGTTTGCGGCGGGAGGACCTCGGCTTGCTCTGGGAGCACTACGTCCTGAACGAGATCCAGGCGCGTCTCCAGACCCGGGATCTGCGGTACTGGCGTGACAAGCGCGGCCACGAGATCGATTTCGTCTGGCAACGGCGCGGCGCGGCGCCGGCCGCCATCGAGTGCAAGTGGTCCGCCGGCGACCTCGACCCCGCTGGCCTGCGCGCCTTCCGCAGCCGCTATCCGCGGGGCTCGAACTTCGTCGTCGTCGCCGACACGCCCCGGCCGCTCACCCGCCATATCGGGGATCTCGACGTCGAGGTCGTCCGCCTCGAGGACCTGATCGCCGC